CCTGCGATTCGGTCTGAATATCGTAAAGTCCTACTTTTATGTAATCTGCTCCTGCGACTGCTGCTCCAAGAGCTGCAAGGGCAGCAGTTCCGGGTTTGTAGTTAAAATCGCCAATTGTCGCGCTTATTGGCTGCCTGCCGTTCACAACCGCTTTAACTTCTCTGATTACCCAGGGGAAATTGGCTCCAAGAGAACCTTCTTTAGGGTTTTTGACATCTACAATGTCCGCGCCACCTATAGAAGCGATAATCGCCTCCTCACTATTAATTGGACTTACAAGCAGTTTCATAGAAAGCCTCTAGCAAACATGGAGTTAAATCTTTTACACAGTATATTCTTTAATATATACAATAACGTTTATTTTATATTTTTTTATAGGATGATGCAACTATCAAATAAGTATGTTCCGACTAGTCTTTGTAATGGACATATTTAACCGTAACGTGGTTCTCGCAAAAGGCGGAATAAGGGAAAATTACCGGCCGGTCTCGGATTCAAGCGCTGTATGCAGGACCTCAGACCCCCTGGAGATACTTGAAATTTTACGTCCAAAAGAGGTTTACATCGCCGACCTTAATGTTCTTCAGGGAAAAGGTCCTCTTGATATGAATGCGGAAATTATCCGGGAGGTAAGTTTTAAAGCGGATACCATGCTTGATTCTGGTGTATCTTCTTCAAAAGACGTTGACAGAGCACTTTCTATTGCAGGAACCGCAGTTATAGGCACGGAGACCGGCACTCTTGAGGTAATTAAGGATTCAATCTCCAGAAATCCGGGACGTATCAGTGTCAGCATTGATATAAAACATGGGAAGCTTCTGAAGCAGGATCCCAAGATCCCTGAAGACCCATTTGAAATCGTAAAAATCCTTAACAGGCTTCCACTAAAAGACCTGATTTTTCTCGATCTCGACAGGGTAGGCACAGCTTCAGGATTTGACCCTGAGTTCCTGCGCAAACTGGCTGAGAGCTCAGCACATGACGTCCTGCTTGCAGGGGGTGTCAGGGGTATGAAAGATCTTTTTGCTCTTGACAGTCTTGGCATAAAGGGCGCTCTGGTGGCAACTGCAATACACTCCGGTGAGGTCTCTCCGGAAGTAATGACCCTGGGACTTAAAAAATAAGGTGCTGATTCGTAAATATACAGAAGATCTTTAACTCAGCTTTATGCCTCCGGTATATAAGGTATTGAGCATCTTATATAGCCCTACAGGTATAACCCATTTAATAGATTTATCTGGATTCTCAAATTTTTATCATAAATACAAAGAATTTATGAGGTTACAGTATGGCAAAAAGAAAAGTAACTGAGGAAAGTGTTGAAGAACAGGTAGATGAGAGCGAAGGAGTAAGCAGTGGAGACGGCTACGTGGAGATCAAGATGGGAGGAGGCTGGTACATGACCATCTCTCTCGCGCATAGCGAACGTTTCGAAAAGGAATATGTAGAGTTAGCAAAAGAGCGCGGGGGCATGAAAAAATCTCGATTTAATCTTAACCCCTCTCATGTCCGGATGCTTGGTGAAGCCCTGATCAAATTTGCGGATGATAACGGGCTTTGATCTTGATTTTTCTTCCTCTTTTTTATTTTTACATTTCATTAAATCTACTTTTCCCGTATCTGTTTCTCATTTCCCGTAATATCTAACTCAATACGTTGAATAAACTCAAAAAAATACGTTGAATAAACTCAAAAAAATGCGTTGAATAAACTCAAGAAATACGTTGAATAAACTCAAGAACCTTTTTAATTACTTTTTTCTCTACTTCTTCCTGGGGGCGAGAGGCATCTATTACCACGAAACGACCCGGATCTTCTGCGGCAAGGATAAGAAAATTTTCTCGGACATTTTGTAAAAACTCTATTTTCTCAAATTTGGTCTGTTCTCCTCGTTTTCCACACCTTTCAACTGCGATTTCAGGTTCTATATCGAAAAGAAAAGTAAGATCCGGGACAACTGTCCATCCTGAGTGCAGGCTCCTGACCCACTCAAGAGGATTCTCAAACCTGCTTTTAAGGGTAACTCCCTGATAAGCATAGCGGCTATCTGAATAGCGGTCAGAAATTACGTTTTTTCCATTTGCAAGTGCAGGCTTTACAAGCTTTGCCAGATGTTCCGCATGGTCCGCTGTAAAAAGAAACAGCTCAGCAAGCTGGTCAGTTTCAGACTGGATAGCATTTTCTACGGCAGTTCCTGTAAGTGTACCTCTGGTTGGCTCCCTGGTAAATACCGGGTCAAATACCTGAATCTCAGGGTTTTCCTGAATTTTTTTTGCAACTGTACTTTTGCCTGAACCATCAATACCCTCGAGTGTGATCAGTTTGCCTCTCATAAAGACCGCCTTTTTATCTTTTCTTAACAGGTTTTAACAGGTTTTATTGAAACGCGTTATCTGTATTTATAGCCTGCAGGAGCCAGTGGCAACTAACAGGACAGTGTTCCGGATAAAATGAGTATCTATTTATGTAAACATTAAAAATAGCTTAGTAATGACCATAATAGGAGTTATCACAAGGGGCAAGTACGGGCACCGCCTTATTGAAACCATAAAGGAACACAGTGACTTCTCGGTTGTAACTGCCGATCTGCCTGAGTTCGTGCCTGCATTCATTGAGGAGCCTGACGAATTCCTGGAAAACCTCAATTTCGACAGGAATGTCTTTTCTGCCGAGATCGTGATTAGTTATTCCCTTCATCCTGACCTTACTCAGGCAATTGCAAAGCTTGCCGCAGAAGCCGGGGTTCGATCTTTAATTGTTCCTGGAGGACCTTCCAGGGCATCAGTCCCTGAACTTAAAAAGATTTCAGAAATTTCCGGAATGGATATAGAAGTAGACGAAATTTGCTGTACCCTCGAGCCCAACTTATACAATAAGCCCTTTGCTGAGATTTTCGGGTCTCCTGTTCTGGAAGTCAGGACTGAAAACGGGAAAATCGCTGAAGTTAAGGTTTTAAAAGGAGCTCCCTGCGGGAGTACGTGGCATATGGCAAAGGAAATTGTCGGGGTGCCTGTAAAGGATGCTCCTCCGAAAGCCGGCCTCTTAATCCAGCACTATCCCTGTAGGGCGGCAAGGGGTGACCTTGGAGGTATTCATGAATCAGGAGAATTGCATAAACAGGCGCTGATAAAAGCCCTTGAAAATGAGAAGTGATTATATATTCTTTGGAAATATAATCTAAATATGGCAAAAAAAATGGAGTTCATTTTTCAGTTATGAAATTCCTGTTTTTTGCCTGTACTGGTTGCCAAATATCTTTGGGGGTGAAAACATTATTTCCCTATGTATCTCAGAAGATTCAGGTCCTGAAGAACTTGAGTCAATAGCAATTGCAATACATTCGTTAACCGGGCTCCCTACAACCATCAGAAGCCTGAAAAGAAAAGGCCTTAGACTGGAAAAGGGAAAAGTTATTGACAGGGACTATACAGGTCCTGTACTTGAAAAAGTATTAAAAGCCGACAAAGTTATCCATGAAGCTCCTTCAGAGGGCGTGTATCGCGGTAAACATGTCGTAGTTGCTCCTCTTCATTCCAGGGATGGTAAAATTGTTGCGGCTATAGGGATTGTTGACCTTCTGGCTACAATTGACCTTTCATCTGTCTTTTCGGAATACGCATCCGTGCTGGAAGAAGTTGAAGATGCAAAAAAATGACAGCGTAAAATCTATACAAAATTGAAGACTACCAGAAAGTCTTCTAAAGAAGCAACAAACTAATTGTATTTTTGCTGGAGGACTTTGTCCCTATCTCTTTTAATTGAGAGGGACATCTTTTCAGTCCCTCCAGTTTTAATAACAGGTTTATTTCAGAAATAATAACAGGTTATTTCACAAATGATATTTTTTCCAGAATTACTCTGGCTTTTCATATAACCTGACTTTTTTCAACACGGCTCCGTTCTTTGCATGGGGCATCCTGGAGACGGTGTCATTGGATTTCTCTATTTCTCTTGCCTGGTTTGCGAGCTGTGCTGCAGCTCCCATAATCTCATGTCCGGCTGCGGCTGTAAGGCATACCTGCTCGATTTCCTTCAACATGAAGCAAGCAGGGAAGTTGACCTGAGCAACCTTTTCAGCCATGTGAAGGGCAGCAAGAGCTTTTGACTTTGCATAGGGGTTTGCAAAGCCTGCATGTTCGACACATTTCTCGGGTTTAGCGAAAATGTGCGGGAGTTCCAGGTCCTTTCCTGACTTTCCGGATGCGACCTGTTCTGTCACTTTGTCAAGTTCTTCCTGGATAAGTCTTACAACACCACAGATGGAAAGCACTTTCATAGCGTCGGCGTTAAAGGATGCCATCTCGACAGAGTCAAGGAACTCCCTCTTTGCTCCGATAAGGGGATCTACCGGCAGGATAATGTATCCGAAACCTTCCTGCTCAAAAGCCTCACGAGCTTCTTTTTTCGTAGGGCCGTCTGAAACTATGATGCAGGGTACATCTTTCCAGATTTCACGGGCTGCGGTAGGTCCTGGAGCTGCTGCGTTCGGGCTGATAATTACCACGAAGTCAGCATTCCACTGCTTGAAGCTTTCAGTGTCTGCAGCATCGGCAGGAGCCATTTTAGCACCGGTA
This window of the Methanosarcina mazei S-6 genome carries:
- a CDS encoding HisA/HisF-related TIM barrel protein, producing the protein MFRLVFVMDIFNRNVVLAKGGIRENYRPVSDSSAVCRTSDPLEILEILRPKEVYIADLNVLQGKGPLDMNAEIIREVSFKADTMLDSGVSSSKDVDRALSIAGTAVIGTETGTLEVIKDSISRNPGRISVSIDIKHGKLLKQDPKIPEDPFEIVKILNRLPLKDLIFLDLDRVGTASGFDPEFLRKLAESSAHDVLLAGGVRGMKDLFALDSLGIKGALVATAIHSGEVSPEVMTLGLKK
- the tmk gene encoding dTMP kinase — protein: MRGKLITLEGIDGSGKSTVAKKIQENPEIQVFDPVFTREPTRGTLTGTAVENAIQSETDQLAELFLFTADHAEHLAKLVKPALANGKNVISDRYSDSRYAYQGVTLKSRFENPLEWVRSLHSGWTVVPDLTFLFDIEPEIAVERCGKRGEQTKFEKIEFLQNVRENFLILAAEDPGRFVVIDASRPQEEVEKKVIKKVLEFIQRIS
- a CDS encoding DUF166 domain-containing protein, which translates into the protein MTIIGVITRGKYGHRLIETIKEHSDFSVVTADLPEFVPAFIEEPDEFLENLNFDRNVFSAEIVISYSLHPDLTQAIAKLAAEAGVRSLIVPGGPSRASVPELKKISEISGMDIEVDEICCTLEPNLYNKPFAEIFGSPVLEVRTENGKIAEVKVLKGAPCGSTWHMAKEIVGVPVKDAPPKAGLLIQHYPCRAARGDLGGIHESGELHKQALIKALENEK
- a CDS encoding DUF2111 domain-containing protein, which codes for MPNIFGGENIISLCISEDSGPEELESIAIAIHSLTGLPTTIRSLKRKGLRLEKGKVIDRDYTGPVLEKVLKADKVIHEAPSEGVYRGKHVVVAPLHSRDGKIVAAIGIVDLLATIDLSSVFSEYASVLEEVEDAKK
- a CDS encoding F420-dependent methylenetetrahydromethanopterin dehydrogenase, translating into MVNIGFIKMGNLGMSQVINLIQDEIAAREGITVRVFGTGAKMAPADAADTESFKQWNADFVVIISPNAAAPGPTAAREIWKDVPCIIVSDGPTKKEAREAFEQEGFGYIILPVDPLIGAKREFLDSVEMASFNADAMKVLSICGVVRLIQEELDKVTEQVASGKSGKDLELPHIFAKPEKCVEHAGFANPYAKSKALAALHMAEKVAQVNFPACFMLKEIEQVCLTAAAGHEIMGAAAQLANQAREIEKSNDTVSRMPHAKNGAVLKKVRLYEKPE